DNA from Nitrospira sp.:
GGTTGAGACAGCGACATCGGCGCAGGCATCACGTCGTCCGCCTCGTGATGGCTCCGCTGTCGTGGCCGGGGTCACGCTCAGTCACCCTGATCGGGTTTTGTTTCCTGAACAGAACCTGACGAAACTGGCTCTGGCTCGATATTATGAGGCGGTGAGCGAATGGATTGTGCCGCACGTGAAGGATCGGCCCTTGACCCTGGTCCGCTGCCCGGAAGGCCATGACAAGGAATGTTTTTATCAGAAGCATGCGAATGAGCGAATTCCGGATGTGGTCGGCCGAGTCGAAATTCCCGAAGAGGGCGGGGCCTCCTGCTATATGGTCGCCGATTCATCGGCGGCTCTCATTGGGCTGGTTCAGATGGGTGTGCTGGAGTTGCATACTTGGGGAGCCAAGCGGGACAAGCTCGATCGTCCGGACCGTATGGTCCTCGACCTCGATCCGGACCCATCGGTCCCCTGGCGGTCGGTCATCGAGGGCGCGCAGTTGGTACGGACGTTATTGAGTGAATTGCAGCTGGTCTGTTTCGTCAAGACCACCGGCGGCAAAGGGATCCATGTCGTTGTGCCGCTGCGACGTGTTCACGCTTGGGAAGAGGTGAAGACCTTTTCCCAGGCTCTGGCCGACCATCTCGTTCGAATGATCCCGGAGCGTTTTGTCGCGAATATGGCAAAACAGAAGCGGAAGGGAAAAATCTACGTCGATTATCTGCGCAACGCCAAGGGAGCCACGGCGGTGGCAGCCTATTCGACAAGGGCCAAGCAGGGCGCTCCTGTGTCGGTTCCGTTGGCCTGGGACGAACTGTCCGCCGATGTCCGCTCAAATCACTTTACGGTCGCGAACCTGCCTGACCGCTTGCAGCATCTGCGTGAAGATCCCTGGCGGGAGTACTTCACCGCCGCACAGAAGATCACCCGCAAGATGTGGTTGGCCCTCCGCTGACCCGCCGCCGTCAATCCAACATGTTCGCAGTCGAAAGTCTTCTGCTCACCGAGAAAGACTAGGGTGCCTTTGTAACCGACCTGGGGGGAGTGCTAGTAGAGCCGATCGTGCCGGCCTGATATCAGTGATCATGACATTCGGGTTGAGTGCCCAATGCATTGGATGACGATGAAAGGAGAGGCGTATGGACGGCATGACGATTCCCATCTCCGTGGTCGCGGGCAATAGACAAACCGCCGCACAGGCAGCGGTTGAGCCAGAGGGCTGTGGCCGTTGCGGAGGATTGTTGGTCGGCGAGCGTTGTATGGACATCGGCGAAAGTTTGGGGGGCTATTGGTTCTGGGCCATGCGCTGCATTCAATGCGGCGACATCGTGGACGAGGTTATTTTGCGGAATCGCTCTGCGCAGACGGAACCGGCGCAAGTCGTGCGCGCCGCTTAGCCACAAACCTGCCACGCCGTTATGTGCAAGAGGCAAGAGGATGGAGAAATGGCGCAGGCACGGTGTCGCACGACGATAGTGTGATTCGATTATGCTCGCATAACCCTGTCGACAGGAACGGGGGCCGGATGAGCGAGGTCATTGAAGCGCAGGATGGTCTGTTTCCCTTGAGTGTGGTTTCTCTCGGATCCTGTCCGGCCGTTCCTCATACGACTTCGCGGATTTTATTCTCGACCAGCGTCTTCACGAGTCCCCACCGGTCCTCCGTTCCTCGCGCCATCGCCTTCGCGAACTGCCAGGCCTGTACGGTGGTGATCTTGCCGGGCAGGGGAGGCTCCAACGGATCGATCACCGCCTGGACGACGACCGGGCCGGGAATGGCGAAGGCCTGTTGCAACACGGTTCGAACCTGACGGGGATCGTCGACCGTGAATCCTCTCGCTCCGCAGGACTCGGCAAAGGCGGCGAAGTCGATCGGTTGCAGCTCGACGCCGTATTGAGGATTGCCTTCGAAGGCCAACTGTTCCCATTTGATCATGCCGAGGAGATTGTTTTTCAGTACTACGATCTTGACCGGCAGGGCATACTTCATGAGTGTCGCCAACTCTCCCATCAACATGGTGAACCCGCCGTCTCCCACAATGCAGACGACTTGCCGCCCTGGAAAGGCGATGCCGGCTCCGAGGCTGTAGGGGAGGCCGTTGCCCATCGACGCCAAGTTGCCGGAAGCTGAAAATTCCATCATACCCTTCATCGCAATATGGCGGGCGGCCCAGGTGGTCACCGTGCCGGTGTCGCAGCACACAATGGCATCGTCGGCCAGGAATTCGTTCAGGGCGCGCACGACCACTTGGGGTTTGAGCGGCTGGTCCATGCGGGTGCCGCGTTCTTCCATCAGGTCATGCCACTGTTTCATCTTCCCCTGCGCCTCTTCGAGAAAACGGCGATCGGTGTTCGGCCGTAGGAGGGGCAACAGGGCGCGAAGCACGTCCCAGCAATGGCCCACCAGTCCCACTTCGACGGGATAACGGAGGCCGATGCGGGCCGCATCCAGATCGATCTGAATGGCCCGAGCCTGCCCTGGTTTCGGATAAAACTCCAGGTAGGGAAAACTGCTGCCGGCGATGATCAGCGTGTCGCAGGTCTCAAGGACTTCCTGAGACGGAGCAGTGCCCAGCAGGCCGATGCCGCCGGTGGTCAACGGATGGTCGTCCGGCACCACGCCTTTTCCCAGGAGGGGCTTGACGATCGGCGCGCCGAGCATTTCGGCGAGTTGCAGTAGTTCTGATTTTGCACCCAGACAGCCTCGACCGGCAAGGATCGCGATCTTCGATCCGGCAGCGATGACGGAGGCCGCCGTGTCGAGCAGGGTTCGGGATGGGAGTGGAAGCGGGTCACTATAAAGATCGCCGCTGTGCCGGGGAATGTTGGCCTTGGACCGTTGATCGTCCGCGCTCCACTCTTGAATGTCCTTCGGAATCGTCAGGTGGGCGACCGTTCGTCTGGAGATAGCGGTCTTGACGGCTTCATCCACCACATTGCCGACGTGCGCCGGCCCCATCACACGCTCACTGTAGGCGGCGACATCGCTGAACAGCTTGTTCAGATCCACGTCCTGTTGATAATGCGTTCCGATCAAGTCGTGGAAGGTGTGTCCCGTGATGGCCAGCACCGGTTGGCCGTCGCATTTGGCGTCATAGAGGCCGTTCAACAGGTGGATGCCGCCCGGACCGGAGGTGGCGAGGCAAACGCCCAGCCGTCGCGTGAACTTGGCATACCCGCAGGCCGCCAGGGCGGCGGACTCTTCATGCCGCACCAGGATGAGTTTGATTTT
Protein-coding regions in this window:
- a CDS encoding Pyruvate dehydrogenase (quinone), which translates into the protein MTITVADLLIERLIDWGVDTVFSLPGDGINGIYEALRTHRNKIKLILVRHEESAALAACGYAKFTRRLGVCLATSGPGGIHLLNGLYDAKCDGQPVLAITGHTFHDLIGTHYQQDVDLNKLFSDVAAYSERVMGPAHVGNVVDEAVKTAISRRTVAHLTIPKDIQEWSADDQRSKANIPRHSGDLYSDPLPLPSRTLLDTAASVIAAGSKIAILAGRGCLGAKSELLQLAEMLGAPIVKPLLGKGVVPDDHPLTTGGIGLLGTAPSQEVLETCDTLIIAGSSFPYLEFYPKPGQARAIQIDLDAARIGLRYPVEVGLVGHCWDVLRALLPLLRPNTDRRFLEEAQGKMKQWHDLMEERGTRMDQPLKPQVVVRALNEFLADDAIVCCDTGTVTTWAARHIAMKGMMEFSASGNLASMGNGLPYSLGAGIAFPGRQVVCIVGDGGFTMLMGELATLMKYALPVKIVVLKNNLLGMIKWEQLAFEGNPQYGVELQPIDFAAFAESCGARGFTVDDPRQVRTVLQQAFAIPGPVVVQAVIDPLEPPLPGKITTVQAWQFAKAMARGTEDRWGLVKTLVENKIREVV